The Neodiprion fabricii isolate iyNeoFabr1 chromosome 4, iyNeoFabr1.1, whole genome shotgun sequence genome window below encodes:
- the LOC124180305 gene encoding golgin subfamily A member 4-like isoform X3, with product MFKKFKDKLAEEMKQSPSRLQAGMQQLAQAVISPAASNNLIQDLTTSVDDLNLTAEEAETVPNNSATSQFQSIDLQSSNSMERSRRSSFSSVTSENFFPTYECPGNLYHLQSDMEQSASEFEDGSSPFSDLVVKEQVFAKYDKLRTKYTKYRAVYRELYKENMKMKSVLVETQDKALRRIANLKEQCQLEQEAKAHLEEALRNDIEEKDHLINTLNTKIKLLQSNETSGESLSTSEAEMHSEKSNFDLLTESITMPTNANDSLISENASLKERIKKFETLLAKCNESLKRNKEKIAQLTENRDILERDLNILRNTNEERRDMLESEIYKAKHEILSLNEQIEVLKKREEDSALSLAENKLFIHRELEVKEEQNKRLEQELKKITEYKDILAEAVVNYDREFRQFGVVINDRNVEPDKKLTQLKDLFTSKSDAVKLVQQDVKQKFRGAEQEMRSKHDKEMNPIIENSTPVRQGVNETEEISRSSDEIEIQNAQLLGLTTELKSCKSTINDLKEMLREVTMDGEQVKKEKECLIANILHYKKTLCKLKQDCNSIKVEAKKNYSEQETMIHSVSKEFSKIYQSAHTAAKKEETKALQEEYDTASSVELKTIINDNNALRKKCEQLMEQNEEMLTKVNDFDGVNSKNIKLISEIDELNFKMRDIAELQEAQDKMQQEMESLRSKMPFSNNTANNNDHFSNEVALLKEKLNNYDALTQDNTALKQQLVDLKNELAAALNNMEVLKSTHVKNLDLGVENFSKNCEVYESTITNLTSKFTEQTRQLEKLHEELRKQKDNFRDLSDKLEVRNSEFKEANETSVKQVLELKNLNEKHKTQCDEIEALRERDTEILRQLDETVKVRQDMVTKFNELESCKNNIIDAKTKEFEELKLRYERLLIDLESSEETKTESLIMKTDEIAALTRDKVELVKEIDQLNSQNEEISILRSANATQQQELETLKINYMELTEQNKELKEEQNNLLKTISGLELSENKLKQQNDELQVNISKLENDLKCLQEKLDSEMHNINESKLLQIELQDAKSKIQNTQLQNAELCNTVAALQLKENSQAALKGELDTSNKLLTSQVKDLQSQLHEFENLRRANVELEKVIENYNSQIQILNIVKTENVELQKEIARLNGKMKRLSDFEVENRNLNIQIENLKSSISEQEICKSENQQLHRELEISHKAKDETSKEVQDLLEENEKLNSQVENLQSSLNQKDAELDSTESKNAELLCKLETINSDQLKSLEDKSKTISELENRAKDFENKFIEHQKEVEAFKIINEDLADQLIKINANHSKILKNETEKNIKLVKAASEFENTAATYQLEVEALKMMNHELNDKLKKINSDHSKTLEATTLKISELEKTVNDFEIKFVKKQQEVQALETLNKKLHNQLEKINADHSKDLENNLKTITELEKAVKDGENKLIGRREEVEALETANKDLREQLLSISQNKNADEVLTMNCNRLQDENKKLQTRVDEAVLLYETKESQIQMLTNELKQQTEMMSEKFKTNEEEQLMRIKQLVKEFQAQIHDKDDQIQAALEKRFERQQNYESELIQQYKEQLKDFQVELTAKSEQIANLIMDNKETIQAYKDQIEELTQTIDEVKKEHTNELQNIERNWKSVLQQRTDQLESKHMDEVNELTKEWSNERKELESTSHVAMATIQSNTGSLHSLQQTLISQKRELAELRKLLRIRNDSLEGSTEIEYLRNILFEYMMGRETLVLTRVISAVVKFDQEQTSKVLKKEEDKLTLLGSLGLL from the exons atgttcaaaaaatttaaggaCAAATTGGCCGAAGAAATGAAACAATCTCCGTCCCGGCTGCAAGCTGGCATGCAACAACTCGCCCAG gcCGTTATTTCTCCGGCCGCCTCCAACAATCTCATTCAAGACCTAACAACATCGGTTGATGACCTGAATTTAACCGCAGAAGAAGCTG AAACGGTCCCTAACAATTCGGCGACAAGTCAATTTCAAAGCATAGATTTACAGTCTTCAAATTCGATGGAACGCTCGCGGCGATCATCCTTCAGTAGTGTAACtagtgagaattttttccccaCGTATGAATGCCCAGGAAACTTGTATCACCTAcag TCAGACATGGAACAGTCAGCGAGCGAATTTGAGGACGGTTCGTCACCATTCAGTGACCTCGTGGTGAAAGAACAAGTATTTGCCAAATACGACAAACTGAGGACCAAATACACAAAATATCGTGCAGTCTATCGAGAGCTGTACAAAGAGAATATGAAGATGAAATCAGTTCTAGTAGAGACACAGGATAAAGCATTGAGGCGAATAGCTAATCTCAAGGAACAATGCCAGCTTGAACAGGAGGCCAAAGCGCACCTGGAAGAAGCTTTGAGAAACGATATAGAAGAAAAGGATCATCTCATAAACACCCTGAACACAAAA ATTAAACTGTTGCAGAGCAACGAAACAAGCGGTGAATCTTTATCAACTTCAGAAGCTGAAATGCACAGTGAAAAAAGTAACTTTGATCTCCTTACTGAATCAATAACTATGCCAACAAATGCAAATGATAGTTTGATATCTGAGAATGCATCGTTAAAAGAGAGgataaagaaatttgaaaccctACTTGCCAAGTGCAACGAGTCTCtcaaaagaaacaaagagaaaattgCTCAGCTGACGGAAAATCGAGATATATTGGAAAGGGATTTGAACATATTGAGAAATACCAATGAGGAACGAAGGGATATGCTTGAAAGCGAAATATACAAGGCTAAACACGAGATATTGTCGCTGAATGAACAGATCGAAGTGCTTAAGAAACGGGAAGAAGATTCAGCTCTTTCTTTGGCTGAAAATAAGTTATTTATACACAGGGAACTCGAAGTAAAGGAAGAGCAGAATAAACGGTTGGAacaagaattgaaaaagatCACAGAGTACAAAGATATTCTTGCCGAAGCCGTTGTCAATTATGATCGCGAATTCAGACAGTTTGGCGTAGTTATAAATGATCGAAATGTGGAACCTGATAAGAAATTAACTCAGCTCAAAGATTTATTCACGAGTAAATCTGATGCTGTAAAACTTGTACAGCAAGATGTTAAGCAAAAGTTCAGGGGGGCTGAGCAAGAAATGAGGTCTAAACATGACAAGGAAATGAATCCTATTATAGAGAATTCAACCCCTGTTCGACAAGGTGTAAATGAAACTGAGGAGATTAGTAGATCAAGCgacgaaattgaaattcaaaatgcaCAACTTTTGGGACTAACAACAGAGCTGAAATCGTGTAAATCAACAATAAATGATCTGAAAGAAATGCTTCGAGAGGTGACAATGGATGGGGAGCAAgttaagaaagaaaaggaatgCCTGATTGCCAATATATTGCATTATAAAAAAACTCTTTGTAAACTAAAGCAAGATTGCAACTCCATAAAGGTTGAagcaaaaaagaattattctGAACAAGAAACGATGATACACTCAGTCAGCAAagagttttcaaaaatatatcaatCTGCTCACACAGCTGCAAAAAAAGAGGAGACAAAAGCTTTGCAAGAAGAGTATGATACAGCATCGAGTGTAGAACTGAAAACGATTATAAACGACAATAACGCGCTGAGAAAAAAGTGCGAGCAGCTGATGGAGCAGAATGAGGAAATGTTGACCAAAGTAAATGATTTTGATggtgtaaattcgaaaaatattaaacttaTCTCCGAAATTGATGAACTTAATTTCAAAATGCGAGATATCGCAGAGCTACAAGAAGCTCAAGACAAAATGCAACAAGAAATGGAAAGTTTGAGGAGTAAAATGCCGTTTAGTAACAATACTGCGAATAATAATGACCACTTTTCCAATGAAGTTGCTTTATtaaaggaaaaattaaataattacgaTGCTCTGACTCAAGACAACACAGCTTTGAAACAGCAATtggttgatttgaaaaatgaattagcTGCAGCTTTGAATAACATGGAAGTATTAAAGTCCACACATGTAAAAAACTTGGATCTAGGCGTGGAAAATTTCTCTAAAAACTGCGAAGTCTATGAGAGTACAATAACAAATCTGACGAGTAAATTTACAGAGCAGACTCGGCAGCTTGAAAAGTTGCACGAAGAATTGAGAAAGCAAAAAGATAACTTCCGCGATTTAAGCGATAAATTAGAGGTTCGAAATTCAGAGTTCAAAGAGGCCAACGAGACATCTGTAAAACAGGTTCTGGAACTAAAAAACTTGAATGAAAAGCACAAAACGCAGTGCGATGAGATTGAGGCTCTTCGAGAAAGGGACACAGAGATACTGAGACAGCTGGATGAAACTGTTAAAGTTAGACAAGACATGGTTACTAAATTTAACGAACTTGAATCGTGCAAGAATAACATTATTGATGCAAAAACCAAGGAATTTGAAGAGCTTAAATTGAGATACGAAAGATTGCTAATAGATTTAGAATCGTCTGAGGAAACGAAAACCGAATCTTTGATTATGAAAACAGACGAAATTGCAGCCTTGACTAGAGATAAAGTAGAATTGGTCaaagaaattgatcaattGAATAGCCAAAATGAAGAAATCTCGATTCTTAGAAGTGCTAATGCCACTCAGCAGCAGGAATtggaaacattgaaaataaactacATGGAACTAACTGAACAGAACAAAGAATTAAAAGAGGaacaaaacaatttattaaaaacaatcTCTGGATTGGAACTCtccgaaaataaattgaagcAGCAAAATGACGAGTTGCAAGTTAACATTTCAAAATTAGAGAATGATCTCAAATGCCTACAAGAAAAACTTGATTCAGAGATGCATAATATCAATGAAAGTAAGCTGTTACAGATAGAATTACAAGATgctaaatcaaaaattcaaaacactCAGTTACAGAATGCGGAATTATGTAATACAGTTGCTGCACttcaattaaaagaaaattcacaGGCAGCTCTGAAAGGCGAACTTGATACAAGTAATAAATTGTTGACTTCTCAAGTAAAAGATTTACAGTCCCAATTACATGAGTTTGAAAATCTACGACGAGCAAACGTTGAACTAGAGAAGGtaatagaaaattataactcacaaattcaaatactcaatattgtaaaaacagaaaatgtCGAACTCCAGAAAGAAATTGCACGACTGAATGGAAAGATGAAAAGGTTATCAGATTTTGAGGTGGAAAACCGGAATTTGAACATCCAAATTGAAAACTTAAAATCTAGTATATCTGAACAGGAGATTTGCAAGTCAGAGAACCAGCAATTGCATAGAGAATTGGAGATTTCACACAAAGCAAAAGATGAAACTTCGAAGGAGGTCCAAGATTTATTagaagagaatgaaaagttaAATTCACAGGTCGAAAATTTACAATCCTCACTAAATCAAAAAGATGCAGAGTTGGATTCAACGGAAAGCAAAAACGCAGAGCTGCTGTGTAAACTGGAAACAATAAACTCCGATCAACTAAAGAGCTTGGAAGATAAATCGAAAACAATTAGTGAATTAGAAAATAGGGCTaaggattttgaaaacaagTTCATCGAACATCAAAAAGAAGTTGAAGCGTTCAAAATTATCAATGAAGATCTTGCGGatcaattgataaaaataaatgccAATCATTctaagattttgaaaaatgaaacagaaaaaaatatcaagctAGTGAAAGCTGCAAGCGAATTTGAGAATACGGCTGCCACATATCAGCTAGAAGTTGAAGCATTGAAAATGATGAACCACGAACTAAATGATaagttaaagaaaataaattctgatcATTCCAAGACTTTGGAAGCCACGACGTTAAAAATATCCGAACTAGAAAAGACAGTGAAtgactttgaaataaaattcgtcAAGAAACAGCAAGAAGTACAGGCATTAGAAACATTAAACAAAAAGCTACATAATCAACTGGAGAAAATAAATGCCGATCATTCAAAGGATTTAGAGAATAACTTGAAAACAATTACCGAACTAGAGAAAGCGGTCAAAGATGGTGAGAACAAATTAATAGGTCGACGAGAAGAAGTGGAGGCACTGGAAACTGCAAATAAAGATTTGAGGGAACAACTGTTGAGTATTAGCCAAAATAAAAATGCCGATGAAGTTTTAACAATGAATTGCAATAGATTacaggatgaaaataaaaaactgcaAACTCGGGTGGACGAGGCGGTCTTACTGTATGAAACCAAAGAGTCCCAAATACAAATGTTAACCAACGAATTGAAACAGCAGACAGAAATGATGTCAGAAAAGTTCAAAACAAATGAAGAAGAACAGTTAATGAGGATAAAACAACTGGTCAAAGAATTCCAAGCACAAATACACGATAAGGACGATCAGATTCAAGCGGCATTGGAGAAACGTTTTG AGCGCCAGCAAAATTATGAATCTGAATTGATTCAACAATACAAGGAACAACTCAAGGACTTTCAGGTTGAGCTTACAGCGAAGTCTGAACAAATTGCAAATCTAATTATGGATAACAAGGAAACGATCCAGGCTTACAAGGACCAGATAGAGGAACTTACTCAAACAATAGACGAAGTTAAGAAGGAGCACACTAATGAGCTACAGAACATCGAACGAAATTGGAAAAGTGTATTACAACAAAGGACCGATCAGCTCGAGAGTAAGCACATGGATGAAGTTAACGAACTGACAAAAGAATGGTCTAATGAAAGAAAG GAGTTGGAGAGCACGTCGCACGTTGCAATGGCTACCATACAATCCAACACGGGATCCCTTCACTCGTTGCAACAAACGTTAATATCGCAAAAGCGGGAGCTTGCGGAGCTTCGCAAATTGTTGAGGATACGAAATGACAGTTTGGAAGGATCTACGGAAATCGAATACCTCAGAAATATTCTTTTCGAGTATATGATGGGGAGGGAAACTCTAGTTCTCACGAGAGTGATATCTGCCGTTGTTAAGTTCGACCAGGAGCAGACTTCAAAAGTACTTAAAAAGGAAGAAGACAAATTGACATTG CTCGGTTCGCTTGGTTTGTTATAA
- the LOC124180305 gene encoding golgin subfamily A member 4-like isoform X1 — translation MFKKFKDKLAEEMKQSPSRLQAGMQQLAQAVISPAASNNLIQDLTTSVDDLNLTAEEAETVPNNSATSQFQSIDLQSSNSMERSRRSSFSSVTSENFFPTYECPGNLYHLQSDMEQSASEFEDGSSPFSDLVVKEQVFAKYDKLRTKYTKYRAVYRELYKENMKMKSVLVETQDKALRRIANLKEQCQLEQEAKAHLEEALRNDIEEKDHLINTLNTKIKLLQSNETSGESLSTSEAEMHSEKSNFDLLTESITMPTNANDSLISENASLKERIKKFETLLAKCNESLKRNKEKIAQLTENRDILERDLNILRNTNEERRDMLESEIYKAKHEILSLNEQIEVLKKREEDSALSLAENKLFIHRELEVKEEQNKRLEQELKKITEYKDILAEAVVNYDREFRQFGVVINDRNVEPDKKLTQLKDLFTSKSDAVKLVQQDVKQKFRGAEQEMRSKHDKEMNPIIENSTPVRQGVNETEEISRSSDEIEIQNAQLLGLTTELKSCKSTINDLKEMLREVTMDGEQVKKEKECLIANILHYKKTLCKLKQDCNSIKVEAKKNYSEQETMIHSVSKEFSKIYQSAHTAAKKEETKALQEEYDTASSVELKTIINDNNALRKKCEQLMEQNEEMLTKVNDFDGVNSKNIKLISEIDELNFKMRDIAELQEAQDKMQQEMESLRSKMPFSNNTANNNDHFSNEVALLKEKLNNYDALTQDNTALKQQLVDLKNELAAALNNMEVLKSTHVKNLDLGVENFSKNCEVYESTITNLTSKFTEQTRQLEKLHEELRKQKDNFRDLSDKLEVRNSEFKEANETSVKQVLELKNLNEKHKTQCDEIEALRERDTEILRQLDETVKVRQDMVTKFNELESCKNNIIDAKTKEFEELKLRYERLLIDLESSEETKTESLIMKTDEIAALTRDKVELVKEIDQLNSQNEEISILRSANATQQQELETLKINYMELTEQNKELKEEQNNLLKTISGLELSENKLKQQNDELQVNISKLENDLKCLQEKLDSEMHNINESKLLQIELQDAKSKIQNTQLQNAELCNTVAALQLKENSQAALKGELDTSNKLLTSQVKDLQSQLHEFENLRRANVELEKVIENYNSQIQILNIVKTENVELQKEIARLNGKMKRLSDFEVENRNLNIQIENLKSSISEQEICKSENQQLHRELEISHKAKDETSKEVQDLLEENEKLNSQVENLQSSLNQKDAELDSTESKNAELLCKLETINSDQLKSLEDKSKTISELENRAKDFENKFIEHQKEVEAFKIINEDLADQLIKINANHSKILKNETEKNIKLVKAASEFENTAATYQLEVEALKMMNHELNDKLKKINSDHSKTLEATTLKISELEKTVNDFEIKFVKKQQEVQALETLNKKLHNQLEKINADHSKDLENNLKTITELEKAVKDGENKLIGRREEVEALETANKDLREQLLSISQNKNADEVLTMNCNRLQDENKKLQTRVDEAVLLYETKESQIQMLTNELKQQTEMMSEKFKTNEEEQLMRIKQLVKEFQAQIHDKDDQIQAALEKRFERQQNYESELIQQYKEQLKDFQVELTAKSEQIANLIMDNKETIQAYKDQIEELTQTIDEVKKEHTNELQNIERNWKSVLQQRTDQLESKHMDEVNELTKEWSNERKAAENCDTSAGELESTSHVAMATIQSNTGSLHSLQQTLISQKRELAELRKLLRIRNDSLEGSTEIEYLRNILFEYMMGRETLVLTRVISAVVKFDQEQTSKVLKKEEDKLTLLGSLGLL, via the exons atgttcaaaaaatttaaggaCAAATTGGCCGAAGAAATGAAACAATCTCCGTCCCGGCTGCAAGCTGGCATGCAACAACTCGCCCAG gcCGTTATTTCTCCGGCCGCCTCCAACAATCTCATTCAAGACCTAACAACATCGGTTGATGACCTGAATTTAACCGCAGAAGAAGCTG AAACGGTCCCTAACAATTCGGCGACAAGTCAATTTCAAAGCATAGATTTACAGTCTTCAAATTCGATGGAACGCTCGCGGCGATCATCCTTCAGTAGTGTAACtagtgagaattttttccccaCGTATGAATGCCCAGGAAACTTGTATCACCTAcag TCAGACATGGAACAGTCAGCGAGCGAATTTGAGGACGGTTCGTCACCATTCAGTGACCTCGTGGTGAAAGAACAAGTATTTGCCAAATACGACAAACTGAGGACCAAATACACAAAATATCGTGCAGTCTATCGAGAGCTGTACAAAGAGAATATGAAGATGAAATCAGTTCTAGTAGAGACACAGGATAAAGCATTGAGGCGAATAGCTAATCTCAAGGAACAATGCCAGCTTGAACAGGAGGCCAAAGCGCACCTGGAAGAAGCTTTGAGAAACGATATAGAAGAAAAGGATCATCTCATAAACACCCTGAACACAAAA ATTAAACTGTTGCAGAGCAACGAAACAAGCGGTGAATCTTTATCAACTTCAGAAGCTGAAATGCACAGTGAAAAAAGTAACTTTGATCTCCTTACTGAATCAATAACTATGCCAACAAATGCAAATGATAGTTTGATATCTGAGAATGCATCGTTAAAAGAGAGgataaagaaatttgaaaccctACTTGCCAAGTGCAACGAGTCTCtcaaaagaaacaaagagaaaattgCTCAGCTGACGGAAAATCGAGATATATTGGAAAGGGATTTGAACATATTGAGAAATACCAATGAGGAACGAAGGGATATGCTTGAAAGCGAAATATACAAGGCTAAACACGAGATATTGTCGCTGAATGAACAGATCGAAGTGCTTAAGAAACGGGAAGAAGATTCAGCTCTTTCTTTGGCTGAAAATAAGTTATTTATACACAGGGAACTCGAAGTAAAGGAAGAGCAGAATAAACGGTTGGAacaagaattgaaaaagatCACAGAGTACAAAGATATTCTTGCCGAAGCCGTTGTCAATTATGATCGCGAATTCAGACAGTTTGGCGTAGTTATAAATGATCGAAATGTGGAACCTGATAAGAAATTAACTCAGCTCAAAGATTTATTCACGAGTAAATCTGATGCTGTAAAACTTGTACAGCAAGATGTTAAGCAAAAGTTCAGGGGGGCTGAGCAAGAAATGAGGTCTAAACATGACAAGGAAATGAATCCTATTATAGAGAATTCAACCCCTGTTCGACAAGGTGTAAATGAAACTGAGGAGATTAGTAGATCAAGCgacgaaattgaaattcaaaatgcaCAACTTTTGGGACTAACAACAGAGCTGAAATCGTGTAAATCAACAATAAATGATCTGAAAGAAATGCTTCGAGAGGTGACAATGGATGGGGAGCAAgttaagaaagaaaaggaatgCCTGATTGCCAATATATTGCATTATAAAAAAACTCTTTGTAAACTAAAGCAAGATTGCAACTCCATAAAGGTTGAagcaaaaaagaattattctGAACAAGAAACGATGATACACTCAGTCAGCAAagagttttcaaaaatatatcaatCTGCTCACACAGCTGCAAAAAAAGAGGAGACAAAAGCTTTGCAAGAAGAGTATGATACAGCATCGAGTGTAGAACTGAAAACGATTATAAACGACAATAACGCGCTGAGAAAAAAGTGCGAGCAGCTGATGGAGCAGAATGAGGAAATGTTGACCAAAGTAAATGATTTTGATggtgtaaattcgaaaaatattaaacttaTCTCCGAAATTGATGAACTTAATTTCAAAATGCGAGATATCGCAGAGCTACAAGAAGCTCAAGACAAAATGCAACAAGAAATGGAAAGTTTGAGGAGTAAAATGCCGTTTAGTAACAATACTGCGAATAATAATGACCACTTTTCCAATGAAGTTGCTTTATtaaaggaaaaattaaataattacgaTGCTCTGACTCAAGACAACACAGCTTTGAAACAGCAATtggttgatttgaaaaatgaattagcTGCAGCTTTGAATAACATGGAAGTATTAAAGTCCACACATGTAAAAAACTTGGATCTAGGCGTGGAAAATTTCTCTAAAAACTGCGAAGTCTATGAGAGTACAATAACAAATCTGACGAGTAAATTTACAGAGCAGACTCGGCAGCTTGAAAAGTTGCACGAAGAATTGAGAAAGCAAAAAGATAACTTCCGCGATTTAAGCGATAAATTAGAGGTTCGAAATTCAGAGTTCAAAGAGGCCAACGAGACATCTGTAAAACAGGTTCTGGAACTAAAAAACTTGAATGAAAAGCACAAAACGCAGTGCGATGAGATTGAGGCTCTTCGAGAAAGGGACACAGAGATACTGAGACAGCTGGATGAAACTGTTAAAGTTAGACAAGACATGGTTACTAAATTTAACGAACTTGAATCGTGCAAGAATAACATTATTGATGCAAAAACCAAGGAATTTGAAGAGCTTAAATTGAGATACGAAAGATTGCTAATAGATTTAGAATCGTCTGAGGAAACGAAAACCGAATCTTTGATTATGAAAACAGACGAAATTGCAGCCTTGACTAGAGATAAAGTAGAATTGGTCaaagaaattgatcaattGAATAGCCAAAATGAAGAAATCTCGATTCTTAGAAGTGCTAATGCCACTCAGCAGCAGGAATtggaaacattgaaaataaactacATGGAACTAACTGAACAGAACAAAGAATTAAAAGAGGaacaaaacaatttattaaaaacaatcTCTGGATTGGAACTCtccgaaaataaattgaagcAGCAAAATGACGAGTTGCAAGTTAACATTTCAAAATTAGAGAATGATCTCAAATGCCTACAAGAAAAACTTGATTCAGAGATGCATAATATCAATGAAAGTAAGCTGTTACAGATAGAATTACAAGATgctaaatcaaaaattcaaaacactCAGTTACAGAATGCGGAATTATGTAATACAGTTGCTGCACttcaattaaaagaaaattcacaGGCAGCTCTGAAAGGCGAACTTGATACAAGTAATAAATTGTTGACTTCTCAAGTAAAAGATTTACAGTCCCAATTACATGAGTTTGAAAATCTACGACGAGCAAACGTTGAACTAGAGAAGGtaatagaaaattataactcacaaattcaaatactcaatattgtaaaaacagaaaatgtCGAACTCCAGAAAGAAATTGCACGACTGAATGGAAAGATGAAAAGGTTATCAGATTTTGAGGTGGAAAACCGGAATTTGAACATCCAAATTGAAAACTTAAAATCTAGTATATCTGAACAGGAGATTTGCAAGTCAGAGAACCAGCAATTGCATAGAGAATTGGAGATTTCACACAAAGCAAAAGATGAAACTTCGAAGGAGGTCCAAGATTTATTagaagagaatgaaaagttaAATTCACAGGTCGAAAATTTACAATCCTCACTAAATCAAAAAGATGCAGAGTTGGATTCAACGGAAAGCAAAAACGCAGAGCTGCTGTGTAAACTGGAAACAATAAACTCCGATCAACTAAAGAGCTTGGAAGATAAATCGAAAACAATTAGTGAATTAGAAAATAGGGCTaaggattttgaaaacaagTTCATCGAACATCAAAAAGAAGTTGAAGCGTTCAAAATTATCAATGAAGATCTTGCGGatcaattgataaaaataaatgccAATCATTctaagattttgaaaaatgaaacagaaaaaaatatcaagctAGTGAAAGCTGCAAGCGAATTTGAGAATACGGCTGCCACATATCAGCTAGAAGTTGAAGCATTGAAAATGATGAACCACGAACTAAATGATaagttaaagaaaataaattctgatcATTCCAAGACTTTGGAAGCCACGACGTTAAAAATATCCGAACTAGAAAAGACAGTGAAtgactttgaaataaaattcgtcAAGAAACAGCAAGAAGTACAGGCATTAGAAACATTAAACAAAAAGCTACATAATCAACTGGAGAAAATAAATGCCGATCATTCAAAGGATTTAGAGAATAACTTGAAAACAATTACCGAACTAGAGAAAGCGGTCAAAGATGGTGAGAACAAATTAATAGGTCGACGAGAAGAAGTGGAGGCACTGGAAACTGCAAATAAAGATTTGAGGGAACAACTGTTGAGTATTAGCCAAAATAAAAATGCCGATGAAGTTTTAACAATGAATTGCAATAGATTacaggatgaaaataaaaaactgcaAACTCGGGTGGACGAGGCGGTCTTACTGTATGAAACCAAAGAGTCCCAAATACAAATGTTAACCAACGAATTGAAACAGCAGACAGAAATGATGTCAGAAAAGTTCAAAACAAATGAAGAAGAACAGTTAATGAGGATAAAACAACTGGTCAAAGAATTCCAAGCACAAATACACGATAAGGACGATCAGATTCAAGCGGCATTGGAGAAACGTTTTG AGCGCCAGCAAAATTATGAATCTGAATTGATTCAACAATACAAGGAACAACTCAAGGACTTTCAGGTTGAGCTTACAGCGAAGTCTGAACAAATTGCAAATCTAATTATGGATAACAAGGAAACGATCCAGGCTTACAAGGACCAGATAGAGGAACTTACTCAAACAATAGACGAAGTTAAGAAGGAGCACACTAATGAGCTACAGAACATCGAACGAAATTGGAAAAGTGTATTACAACAAAGGACCGATCAGCTCGAGAGTAAGCACATGGATGAAGTTAACGAACTGACAAAAGAATGGTCTAATGAAAGAAAG GCTGCTGAAAACTGTGATACTTCTGCAGGG GAGTTGGAGAGCACGTCGCACGTTGCAATGGCTACCATACAATCCAACACGGGATCCCTTCACTCGTTGCAACAAACGTTAATATCGCAAAAGCGGGAGCTTGCGGAGCTTCGCAAATTGTTGAGGATACGAAATGACAGTTTGGAAGGATCTACGGAAATCGAATACCTCAGAAATATTCTTTTCGAGTATATGATGGGGAGGGAAACTCTAGTTCTCACGAGAGTGATATCTGCCGTTGTTAAGTTCGACCAGGAGCAGACTTCAAAAGTACTTAAAAAGGAAGAAGACAAATTGACATTG CTCGGTTCGCTTGGTTTGTTATAA